One segment of Neobacillus endophyticus DNA contains the following:
- a CDS encoding TerD family protein gives MGVTLSKGQKVDLTKSYPGLQHVVVGLGWNISNLGSNFDLDASAFLLGTSGKVQNDLDFVFYNNPSGGNGSIVYSGDNRIGSGVQDCEQIRINLNNVPAPIHRIAFTITIHDAQAKRQNFGQISDAYVRIFNEQTNDELIRFNLGRDFTVETAIVAAELYRHNGEWKFNAIGSGFQGGLSALCGNFGVTVDDPPVSQQMSASFQQNQHLFNTGPSGTSIQQNPHPYEQNYGAFDPYSQRQSSYREPSFPQGSSSLQQPAYGYPSQTSPAPYNSRNTYGGDEIICPRCHSSNVRTGKKGFGLGKAAIGGLILGPVGLLGGFIGQNQLKFACNNCGSTWSPSQTDYAEWANNQKRRAQEIFNRYKSQDVLDAVVAACALVAMADGYLDASERQKMMEFVNQSEELRVFDTNKVIQKFNLFISKIESDRMMGKAEAFRALGRIRTKPEIARLVARYCIAIGYADGHFDPSEQQMVADICRELGLNPAEFLA, from the coding sequence TTGGGTGTAACACTAAGCAAAGGTCAAAAGGTAGATTTAACTAAATCATATCCAGGTCTGCAGCATGTGGTTGTGGGCCTAGGATGGAATATTAGCAATTTAGGTTCCAATTTTGATTTGGATGCTTCTGCTTTTTTATTAGGTACTTCAGGAAAAGTCCAAAATGACCTAGATTTCGTTTTTTACAATAATCCTTCTGGAGGTAATGGGTCGATCGTGTATAGCGGTGATAACCGCATTGGTTCGGGTGTACAGGATTGTGAGCAAATTCGTATTAATTTAAACAATGTTCCAGCACCTATTCACCGTATTGCTTTTACGATTACCATACACGATGCCCAAGCTAAACGGCAAAATTTCGGGCAAATTTCTGATGCTTATGTCCGAATATTTAATGAACAAACAAACGATGAACTAATACGATTTAATTTGGGACGTGATTTTACAGTGGAAACTGCCATTGTGGCTGCGGAGCTATACCGCCATAATGGTGAATGGAAATTTAATGCCATTGGAAGTGGTTTTCAAGGGGGCTTGTCAGCACTATGCGGAAACTTTGGGGTCACTGTAGATGATCCACCGGTAAGCCAACAAATGTCAGCCAGTTTCCAGCAGAATCAACATTTGTTTAATACCGGACCATCGGGGACATCCATCCAACAAAACCCCCATCCATATGAGCAAAACTATGGAGCTTTTGACCCTTATAGTCAAAGGCAAAGTTCTTACAGGGAACCAAGTTTTCCTCAAGGCTCTTCTTCCTTGCAACAACCGGCCTACGGTTATCCGTCACAGACTTCTCCTGCTCCATATAATAGCAGGAACACCTATGGAGGAGATGAAATTATTTGCCCACGCTGTCATTCTTCCAATGTCCGGACAGGCAAAAAAGGGTTCGGGTTAGGAAAAGCGGCAATTGGCGGGTTAATTCTTGGACCTGTTGGATTGCTGGGCGGTTTTATCGGACAAAATCAATTGAAATTTGCATGTAATAATTGCGGTAGTACGTGGTCACCTTCACAAACGGATTATGCAGAATGGGCTAATAATCAAAAAAGAAGGGCACAAGAAATATTTAACCGTTATAAAAGCCAGGACGTTCTGGACGCAGTCGTTGCCGCTTGTGCATTAGTAGCCATGGCTGACGGTTATCTCGATGCCTCCGAGCGCCAGAAAATGATGGAGTTCGTCAACCAAAGTGAAGAACTACGCGTATTCGATACCAATAAAGTCATTCAAAAATTCAACTTATTTATATCCAAAATTGAAAGCGACCGAATGATGGGTAAAGCTGAGGCATTTCGTGCTCTTGGCAGGATTCGGACAAAACCGGAAATCGCCCGTCTCGTTGCACGTTATTGCATTGCAATCGGATATGCGGATGGCCATTTTGACCCAAGTGAACAGCAAATGGTGGCCGACATTTG
- a CDS encoding S66 peptidase family protein: MVKPNRLQKGDTVGVIAPASPPDKENLERGIRFLTELGLNVKIGKYIGGKLGYLAGEDQERLEDFHEMFLDKEIKAIFCACGGYGTGRIAASIDYQIVRNNPKIFWGYSDITFLHTAIRQQTGLVTFHGPMLGSDIGKEDTHPMSKEGFRQLFHQMNFTYTEQNSQLDVLIEGRATGDIIGGNLSLLISTLGTKFEIQTKNRILFIEDIHEEPRSVDRMLNQLYMSGKLEDSNGMVIGDFCECSPKREPSLSIDDVISHYVSLANKPALKGFQIGHCNPNIAIPFGVRAELNTFEKKLTVDSGVI; the protein is encoded by the coding sequence ATAGTAAAGCCAAATCGTCTTCAGAAAGGTGATACGGTCGGTGTTATTGCGCCTGCCAGCCCTCCCGACAAAGAAAACCTTGAAAGAGGGATTCGGTTTTTAACTGAATTGGGTTTGAATGTAAAAATAGGTAAATATATAGGGGGAAAACTTGGCTATTTAGCAGGAGAGGATCAGGAAAGGCTGGAAGATTTCCATGAGATGTTTTTAGACAAAGAAATAAAGGCCATCTTTTGTGCTTGCGGTGGCTACGGAACCGGAAGGATCGCAGCCAGTATCGATTATCAAATCGTTAGAAACAATCCTAAAATATTCTGGGGTTACAGTGATATTACATTTTTACATACCGCTATACGTCAACAAACAGGACTAGTAACTTTCCATGGCCCAATGCTCGGTTCTGATATTGGGAAAGAGGATACACACCCAATGTCAAAAGAGGGGTTTCGACAATTGTTTCATCAAATGAACTTTACTTACACGGAGCAGAACTCGCAACTTGACGTGCTAATAGAGGGTAGGGCAACTGGCGACATTATTGGTGGGAATTTGTCGCTATTAATAAGTACGCTTGGAACCAAATTTGAAATACAAACAAAAAACAGAATCTTATTCATAGAAGATATTCATGAAGAGCCCCGTTCAGTTGATAGGATGCTTAACCAGCTTTATATGTCTGGTAAACTGGAAGATTCCAATGGAATGGTGATTGGTGACTTCTGTGAATGCAGCCCGAAACGTGAGCCATCCTTATCCATTGATGATGTCATCAGCCATTATGTTTCATTAGCTAACAAACCAGCTTTAAAAGGATTTCAAATCGGTCATTGTAATCCAAATATTGCAATACCTTTCGGGGTAAGAGCGGAACTCAATACATTTGAAAAAAAATTAACGGTTGACAGCGGGGTAATATAA